DNA from Ignavibacteria bacterium:
AAGAAAAAGCGACCCTTTATATCATCCATTACAGACTTTTACACCAAATAATATTAATACATTCATAAAAAGTTGGGGAATTTTTAATCAAAATACAGATGTGCAAAATCAGGCTGGACTTCAATGGCCTGCAGGAAGTAATAATTATATGATATTTACAAGCGGTTTGACAATTGCCGCAATGGTGAACAGTGAATTGCTTATGGCAGCGGGTTCATACAGAGGAGAATACTTACCTGGTTATGTTAATAGCAGCGGACAATTTGAAACAAATGATAACATGAAAATTTACCGCGTATCAAAATCCGATGTTCCTTTAGAAAGTTATGACTGGATGAACTGGGGATTGATGGTGCCTTTCGGCGCGCCATATGTTGATGTGAATGGAAATTTTCAGTATGACCCCCTTGTTGATACACCCGGAGTCAAGAATGCAAGTCAGACAGTGTTCTGTGTAATGACTGACGCAAACCCTTCTTCACACACATTAGGTGAAGGTTTCGGAGGAGGAACAGAACCGCTTAATGCAGAATTAAGATTAACTGCGTGGGGTTATAATTTTGACCCTCTAAAGGATGCGATGTTTTATAAATGGGATATTATAAATAAGAGCTCTTCTGACTGGAATGGAACTCATTTTACTATTTACAGTGAAGGTGAAGTTGGTGACCCGAATGATAATTATTCGGGTTGTGATACATTAAGAGATATGTCATATATGTACAACGGTGATAATGAGGATGCTGAATATGGGGTTGCTCCTCCTGCCGTCGGGACAATGTTTTTACGAACACCGGGAAATTTTGGTATGACATCCTCAGCCAGATTTTCTTATGGTGCATCAGCTACCCCATGTGAATATGACCCCAACGGTGAGCCCCAAGGCGCTTATAATTTTATGAGGGGATTTAAAAAAGATTTAACTCCTTGGGTAATCCCAAACACAAATCCTCCGCAAATAACAAAATTTAATTATTCGGGGGACCCGCAGGAAAATCTCGGATGGACGGAGTTTAAAGGCAGTGTTGAAAACTGCGGCGGGAATTTGACGGGTTTTACAACCCCTATAAATAATAAAGGTCCCCGGAAACAAATTCATTCTTCAGGAAATGATAATCAAACTATACACCCTAATCAAAAAGTTACTCTTGTAATTGCACAGCTTATTGCAAAGGGTGATACATATTTGAACTCGGTTACGAAATTAAAACAGTATGCCGATCAGATAAAAAGCTTTTATGAAACAGTTAATATAAAAAATATTTCAGGTGTTGTTCCATCATCGTTTGAGTTATTCCAGAATTATCCTAATCCATTTAATCCTAATACGACAATCAGCTTCAATCTTCCTCGAGCTGAATTTCTAAAACTGCGTGTTTTTGACATTACAGGCAAGGAAATAGCTATTCTTATAAATCAGCAAATGGATTTAGGTGCATATAAAATTACTTGGAACGGCGCAAGGTTCTCAAGCGGGGTATATTTTTATAAATTGGAAACACCTAATTTTACTGACACCAAAAAAATGGTGCTCGTAAAATGAAAATTAATTAATCTCTGAAAAATATTCCGTCAACCTGAAGCATCTTGCCGGAGTTTTTATCGGTAAATGACGGTTCGACTTGCTGCAAGCTGAAACCGAGTGATGTAATTTTTTTCACCATTTCATCAAAAAGTTTTTGTCCTTCGTAAAGCTTAACAAGAGATAACTCAACCTGCATTCCTTTGCATAGCTTAATTGTTTCTTTAGCTCCTTCGATGACATTATCTTCATAACCCTGCGTATCGATTTTTATCAACAAGTTTTTTGCACTGCCGGTATACTGTTTCGCAATTGTATCGAGTTTATGAATCTTAACTTTTTCCTGTTTTGTCGTTCTCGATGAAGGTTCGGCTTTTGTGTGTTCATCCATAACTTTCATAATTGAACTGCTAACGGAATTTTCAGAAATGTTAATATCTATCTCGCCATCAAACTCTCCGATAGCGCATTGCTCTGCCGCAATCCAGTTAGGATTTCGTTCACTTTTATTTTTCATTGCTCTATAAGCATCAGAAAGCGGCTCGAAACTTACAATCTTACCTTTATAACCTAGCGAAAAGAGCATCTCGGCATACTGTCCCGTGTTTGCGCCAATGTCAAAAATTAAATCAATGTTATGATGCTTGATGAGAAGCATAAATCTTTCCTCATCGGTCATCTTCAGGTCAAGCCCGAATTTTCCTCCGAGTTTTCTCAGCATCATCTCATATTTTATTTTTAAAACTTTCAGCATCGATTGGAATAAATGTATTAATTAATATAATTTCCGTTTGTTGGTTATGTAATATTTTGCAAATTTAAATGACATATCTATGTGACTCAGCAAAACCTTTGATATTGAAAAATGTTTTGTTAATATTTTAAAGCGTTCCTTATTCGATGGGATAATATTTTCTTTTGAATACCCGCCGATTAAAAACTTAGATAAAATCAAATTTGTATTCTGAATTACTTTACATTTCTTTAACGAGCGAATCATCCAGTCAAGGTCAGCGCAGTATTTATAATCAAGGTTATATTTCGCGGCATATTTTTTCTTCAGAATAATCGACTGATGCGAAACAATCATGCCGTTCTTAAAATCTTCCCATGATAAGTTTTTAGGCGGCTTCTTTAAAGTCCGTGTCCCGAGATTTTTTCCATTTTCATCTATATATTGCACATCTCCATAATATGCATCCGCATTTTGTCCGGTTTTAAAAACTTTATCTAAAGTATTTTTAGAATAAACTTCATCACCTGCATTTATAAACCAGATGTAATCACCTGTTGCAAGCTCAATTCCTTTGTTCATTGCATCATAAAGTCCTTTATCCCGCTCGCTCACCCACTTTGAAACAAACTTTTCATTTTTTTTGATAATATCAATTGTATTATCTTCGGATTTTCCATCAATAATTATATATTCGATGTTGTCATAAGCCTGAGACTTAATGCTGTTTAAAGTGTTCTGCAATAACTCACCTGCGTTATATGTAACCGTTATTATGCTGACTTTCGGATTCATTACTTGTTCAAAATTTGTTTATAATATTCATAAGTCTCGTCAGCCGTTTTTTGCCAGCTGAAATTTTTTCTCCATTCCTTTGCTTTGTTTT
Protein-coding regions in this window:
- a CDS encoding YCF48-related protein — translated: MRNIKIFFLVIIISIFISGKLFSQIYRWYSVNLGTTQKLNSISSLYITGNNGTLFYSPTGTIPWASITSGTPNNLLCDFSLTGTKFIGGSNGVILKSTTSQTTFQVVQTVTSNDIRSINLTVAGTTARYVAVGSNGTLLYSTNTGTNWSLVPQVISDNLNYVLFGNMQQRKFGWIAADNGKILRTTNSGDNWTVVNTGFAGNLKSMYYVDSLKIFAVGSGGLIIKTTNGGLNWASLSIPTSADLNAIHFHSFPGNGSMKNGYIAGNNGTILRTIDSGKTWTPNISNTIQNLNSIIALDNELALAVGDNGTLMQRKSDPLYHPLQTFTPNNINTFIKSWGIFNQNTDVQNQAGLQWPAGSNNYMIFTSGLTIAAMVNSELLMAAGSYRGEYLPGYVNSSGQFETNDNMKIYRVSKSDVPLESYDWMNWGLMVPFGAPYVDVNGNFQYDPLVDTPGVKNASQTVFCVMTDANPSSHTLGEGFGGGTEPLNAELRLTAWGYNFDPLKDAMFYKWDIINKSSSDWNGTHFTIYSEGEVGDPNDNYSGCDTLRDMSYMYNGDNEDAEYGVAPPAVGTMFLRTPGNFGMTSSARFSYGASATPCEYDPNGEPQGAYNFMRGFKKDLTPWVIPNTNPPQITKFNYSGDPQENLGWTEFKGSVENCGGNLTGFTTPINNKGPRKQIHSSGNDNQTIHPNQKVTLVIAQLIAKGDTYLNSVTKLKQYADQIKSFYETVNIKNISGVVPSSFELFQNYPNPFNPNTTISFNLPRAEFLKLRVFDITGKEIAILINQQMDLGAYKITWNGARFSSGVYFYKLETPNFTDTKKMVLVK
- a CDS encoding FkbM family methyltransferase, which produces MLKVLKIKYEMMLRKLGGKFGLDLKMTDEERFMLLIKHHNIDLIFDIGANTGQYAEMLFSLGYKGKIVSFEPLSDAYRAMKNKSERNPNWIAAEQCAIGEFDGEIDINISENSVSSSIMKVMDEHTKAEPSSRTTKQEKVKIHKLDTIAKQYTGSAKNLLIKIDTQGYEDNVIEGAKETIKLCKGMQVELSLVKLYEGQKLFDEMVKKITSLGFSLQQVEPSFTDKNSGKMLQVDGIFFRD
- a CDS encoding glycosyltransferase family 2 protein is translated as MNPKVSIITVTYNAGELLQNTLNSIKSQAYDNIEYIIIDGKSEDNTIDIIKKNEKFVSKWVSERDKGLYDAMNKGIELATGDYIWFINAGDEVYSKNTLDKVFKTGQNADAYYGDVQYIDENGKNLGTRTLKKPPKNLSWEDFKNGMIVSHQSIILKKKYAAKYNLDYKYCADLDWMIRSLKKCKVIQNTNLILSKFLIGGYSKENIIPSNKERFKILTKHFSISKVLLSHIDMSFKFAKYYITNKRKLY